One genomic segment of Hippoglossus hippoglossus isolate fHipHip1 chromosome 22, fHipHip1.pri, whole genome shotgun sequence includes these proteins:
- the kcnk17 gene encoding potassium channel subfamily K member 17 has protein sequence MLRLKEVCLSRVPSILMLGLVYLTYVLIGGVIFWKLEGGLGQKDMGLLLQSKERLLMTYTCLNQEGLEAVAQVIQDASKVGLSLRGNHTTDGFWKFTSSAVFAATVVTTIGYGNMSPSSTAGQIFCVFFALFGIPLNMVVLNRVGKYMLVIERNVSDFLEGKTGRRTCTRFFVHLVSFLSGAALFFIMPMLVFQQYEGWTYSQAIYYCFITLSTIGFGDFVADNNPDKTFPEWYSVLMASWIFFGLAWLALLINHSIDILERLNTHFKQRWGGQRPEEESGRAEPENPETQVEEEDEIQKPPITQ, from the exons ATGCTGAGACTAAAGGAAGTGTGTTTGTCCCGCGTGCCCTCCATCCTCATGCTGGGGCTGGTGTACCTGACCTACGTGCTGATCGGAGGGGTGATTTTCTGGAAGTTGGAGGGAGGCCTCGGGCAGAAGGACATGGGCCTTTTACTGCAGAGCAAAGAGAGGCTGCTCATGACGTACACGTGTCTGAACCAAGAAGGCCTGGAGGCCGTGGCTCAG GTTATTCAAGATGCATCGAAGGTGGGCCTGAGTCTGAGAGGAAACCACACCACAGACGGCTTCTGGAAATTCACCAGCTCAGCTGTGTTCGCTGCGACTGTGGTCACAACCATAG GTTATGGGAACATGAGTCCCAGCTCTACGGCCGGACAGATCTTCTGTGTGTTCTTCGCACTGTTTGGAATCCCGCTCAACATGGTGGTGCTCAACAGGGTGGGCAAGTACATGCTGGTTATAGAGAGGAACGTTTCTGACTTCCTGGAGGGGAAGACTGGGCGAagg ACGTGTACCCGCTTCTTCGTCCACCTGGTGTCGTTCTTGTCTGGAGCAGCTCTCTTCTTCATCATGCCCATGCTCGTGTTCCAACAGTACGAGGGCTGGACCTACTCCCAGGCCATCTACTACTGCTTCATCACCCTCAGCACCATCGGCTTTGGAGACTTTGTAGCAG acaatAATCCAGACAAAACATTCCCGGAGTGGTACAGCGTCCTCATGGCCTCGTGGATCTTCTTCGGCCTGGCCTGGCTCGCTCTGCTCATCAACCACTCCATCGACATCCTGGAGCGGCTCAACACCCACTTCAAGCAGCGGTGGGGTGGGCAGCGGCCGGAGGAAGAGTCCGGCCGCGCAGAGCCTGAAAACCCGGAAactcaggtggaggaggaagacgagatCCAGAAGCCTCCAATAACTCAGTAA
- the LOC117756479 gene encoding potassium channel subfamily K member 16-like produces the protein MARFQLARFKVSWTGLLALAHLTYLLVGATIFQILEREAESNNRNHFQLEKLHFLANYTCLDGPALEKFVQVILDAWEKGVNPSGNSTNPSNWDFSSSFFFAGTVVTTIGYGNLSPSTVSGQVFCVFYALCGIPLNLAFLKQMGKCLTIHLGRLKRGMVSVVPHKQTVECLAVSFFFISGSLLFLVIPPLLFSYVEGWTFGEGFYFTFITLSTIGFGDYVVGTDPGKEYISLYRSLAGIWIIFALAWLALILNMGSRVMEHVVVLTHPGFKKQQEEEEDASSCKLEDTSKI, from the exons ATGGCGAGGTTCCAGTTGGCCCGCTTCAAAGTGAGCTGGACGGGGCTTTTGGCCCTGGCCCACCTCACCTACCTGCTGGTCGGGGCCACCATCTTCCAGATTCTGGAGCGAGAGGCTGAGAGCAACAACCGCAACCACTTCCAGCTGGAGAAGCTGCACTTCTTGGCCAATTACACGTGTCTGGACGGACCGGCCCTGGAGAAGTTTGTTCAG gtgATTTTGGATGCCTGGGAAAAAGGAGTGAATCCTTCTGGCAACTCTACAAACCCCAGTAACTGGGATTTCAGCAGCTCCTTCTTTTTCGCAGGCACCGTAGTCACAACTATAG GCTATGGTAACCTCTCCCCCAGCACCGTGTCCGGTCAGGTGTTCTGCGTGTTTTACGCGCTCTGTGGCATCCCGCTGAATCTGGCATTCCTCAAGCAGATGGGGAAGTGTCTCACCATCCACCTGGGTCGACTGAAGAGGGGGATGGTCTCAGTTGTTCCACACAAG caaaCAGTGGAGTGTCTAGCAGTGAGTTTCTTCTTCATCAGTGGCAGCCTGCTGTTTCTGGTCATCCCTCCCCTGCTCTTCAGTTATGTGGAAGGCTGGACATTCGGCGAGGGTTTCTATTTCACCTTCATTACACTCAGCACCATCGGTTTTGGAGATTATGTGGTGG GGACTGACCCGGGTAAGGAGTACATCTCTCTGTACCGGAGCCTTGCAGGTATATGGATCATTTTTGCGTTGGCTTGGCTCGCCCTCATCCTCAACATGGGATCCAGAGTGATGGAGCATGTGGTTGTCCTGACTCACCCGGGCTTTAAgaaacaacaggaggaggaggaggacgcgtCGTCCTGCAAACTAGAGGACACGTCAAAGATCTAA